The nucleotide sequence AACTGGAACGGCAGGGTAAACGGGCAAAGTATCGGCTGGAATTAACGGTCAGCGGCGTTTACCGGACGCAGCCTGATACCACTTATGAGCTGATGACCATTGCCCGAACGATCCGGTCACTGCTCAATAACGCCCGCTTTGAAGGTGTCCGTAAAATCAGCTTTTCTGAGACTCAGTTCGATATTGCTCCCGGCAACGGGCAGCTCTCGTTTGCAGATATGTCTGTGAACCTTGAAGTCGTCTTCTAAATCGCACTCCGACAACCATCCCAAAAATAAATCCAACAGGAGACTTCCTATGTCCACAATCGACCGCAGTTTCATTGGTGCCGGTTCCATCCACCTGCAACCCTACGACCAGTCCGCGCCACTGCTGCCTATTGGCAACGTCAGCGAATTTACCTTCAGCTTTGAAGAAGACCGTAAAGAGCTGAAAAACTATCTGGGCGGTGGCGGTAACCGCAATGTACTCAGCCGGGTGTCCAGTGTTACGGCAAGCATTGTCGCTAATGACTTTACCGCCTCGAATATCTCCCTTGCCCTGCGTGGGAGTATGACGGCTGCGACCACAACTCCGGTCACTGATGAACTGTTGCCGAGTCATGGTGTTGAAGATGAACTGATCCCGTTTAACCATCTGCCGGACTTGAAGCAATTGGTCACCGTCAAAGACAGTACGGATACCGAACTGGTGGCGGGTGTGGATTATGAACTGACCAAGTCCGGCATCAAGGTGCTGGTGAATAGTGGCATTGATAATAAAGGTGTAAAAGTCAGTTACACGCCCATTGCCTCCAATATGGTGCAGGCATTAGTGGAAAGTTGCTGATTGAAGAGATCGGCAAATCCAGCGAAGGAGCCGCTGCCGCTAACATGAGCCTGCTGTCAGGCTTGATGGCGAATATGTCCGATGAGTGGCTGAAATTCAAAGGGCAGATTGCCGATTCCGGCTGGCTGGATTACGTCAAAGGTCAGCTAAAAAGCTTTGCCGTCAGCATTCAGGAATTAACGGATAACGGCAAACTGGCTGCTGTTGCACAATCCATCAGTGATGGCTTTATCAGCATGGCAGAGAGTATCAAGGCATCGCTCTCCGGTGTCACCATTGAAGGGGTTGTTTCCGGGATAAAAGACGGTTTCCGTACAGTCAGCACCGCTTTGAGCGATGCCCGGTCAGCCTTTGAGATAACCGGCTCCACCGTCAAACTGTTCTTTAATGGCTTTATGGTGGGGGTGAACGGTTTTGGTGCTGTGGTGACTGCGACCTTTGCTTCCATTACCAGCGGTTTGTCCAGCCTGTTTAAAGCGGTCAATGCCGATGAAATGGCTGCAAAAACCGCAGCCATTACCGCCACGCTGGATGCCATGAGCAATGACTTTGCAGCGAAGGTCAAGCAGGACGCTGCGGATGTGAATGATGCCTTATCGTATATAGGCGACAGCCTTGTCAGAAATAACGAACAATCCCAGCAAAAAGTCCGGCAGCATAATAAAAAGACCATTGACCAGCTACTGGATAATTACCAACAGGTCAAACCCGCCGCTGAAGAAGTCGCCCAGACCGCACAATCTGCGTTTGCCGATGCTGCCGATGCCCTGAAACAAATAGACGCTGCCGAAACCCGCACTGAGCTGGCTGACCTTGGCGTGGCACTGGCCGAAGCCTACAGCAACGGCACGCTGACACATGACGAATACACGGAAGCACTGGAACGGGTTAAGCAAAAGCTTCAGGAAGTGACACAGGTTGCTCAATCACTGGGCAAAGAGATAGGCGGTCTCAATACTGAAATAACCCACAATAACGACAAACTGAAAACCACCGGTTCCGGTCTGGCAGGGGTCTTCAACCGAACTACCGCCGAACTCCATGCCCTGAGCGCACAGGCGGAAGACGCTTTTCTGGCCATGCAGGGTGCCACCCAAATTGATACCAGCGATACCCTTGACCAGTTAGGCCGGTTAAAGCATGAGTTACAGGCAGCGAAGGAAGAAGCGGGTCGGCTTGCGAACGTTACCGGAAGCTTCGACCCCACCGGGATTGGTAGCTGGCTATCGGATACCGCCGCCAATGCCGCTTATGTGAAAGCCCAGTTTTTACAGCAGAAAGTCACGCTGGAGTCACTGCTATCCGGTTATGAAGACGGCACCCTGACCGCACAGAACCTCGCTTACGCCGGACGATCCGCTGCGCACTCTCTGGACTTGCTTAACCATCAAGACCTTGACCGCCTGACGGATGCCATCGATCAGGCAGAAGACAGTATGGAGCAGCTGGGCAACAGTACTCGCAGTACGCTGGAAAGTATGCAGGACGAACTGGATCAGCTTCAGGGCAAGCAGGAGTCTATTGAAAGGCGACGCTTTGAGAGCCGGAACCGTGACCTGCAAAACCAGTTACAAGAAGCTCAACAGGACGGAAATGCCCAGTCAGTCAGCAATATTCAGCAAGCCCTTAGCCTCAATAACCAGATTTACAGCGAACGCCGCAGGCAAATCCAGCAGGACAAACTGGAAGAACGACAGCGGGAGTTTAAGTCCCTGCCAGCCCCACCACCGCCAAAAAGAGAGTGGCGCAGCAGTGAAAAAGTGATCCGGCTGGAGTACCCGGGCGGTAATGTCAAAGTGGGCATCAATAGCAGTGATGAAGCGAAGTTTCTGGAAGCATTGAAGAATGCAGGATTGAGGTCAGTGTGATGACTCTGGATGATATAGAACTGCCGGATGATCTGTTGTGGGTCAATGAGTTTGACTGGAACCCTGTCGAACAGACAACAGAGCGAAGCCTGACCGGATCATTACTGGTTCAGGAGCAAAGCCTCAAGCATGGGAGACCGATTGAACTGTCCGGCAATGAGGAATCGGGCTGGGTGCCTCGCTCAACGGTTGAAGCTCTGCTGCAAGTCAGCCAGACACCGAATAAGGTCATGACACTAACGCTTTCTGACAGCCGAACCTTTCCGGTTATTTTTGATCGACGCAATGGCTCACCGATTCAAGCCCGACAAGTGCTTCCTTTCGCTTACCCGGATGAAAATTATCAATACAGTCTCACTATTCGCTTATTCACAATTGATATTTTTGAATAAACCATAATATTTAGAATCCTGAATTCAAGTCATAAGTGCATAACCCATGACTTTTCTTGCATCTATTCCAGTTGACTCTTTAAATGCCTCATAAGGAGTCTTGTAGCCCAGGCACTTTCTTGGCCTGTTGTTCAGCTTATCCACTGCAATGATGACATCTTTTTCTGTCACGCCATTAAGCTCCATCGACTTGGGGAAATACTGCCTTAGCAAACCATTAGCATTCTCATTCTGGCCTCTTTCCCAAGAATGGTAGGGGGCAGCAAAGTAGCTGTCACATTTTAAAGCTTTGGCAATTGATTCATGCTGAACAAACTCCTTTCCATTGTCGTATGTTATTGTCTTTACAAACCTTTTCAGAGGCTTGAGTACGTCAATTATTCCCTGTTTAACCGCTTTTGCCTTCTTGCCTGGTAGAGGGACAGCAAGGCGAAGCTTGGTTTTTCGTTCATCTAATGTAGCGATGGCTCCTTTATGATTTTTACCTATTACAGTATCAGCTTCCCAGTCACCAACTCGCTCTCTGTTGTTGACCACTTCGGGGCGTTCTTCAATGCCAACCCGATTTGGTATACCGGTTCGGTTATGAGCTGAACCGTATCGCTTTCGATAAGTTTTTTTCTGGTGCCTCAAGTGCTTATAGAGCGAGCCTCCGCGCCGTTTATCATCCGCTACAAATTGATAAATCGTCTCATGATGCAGCTTGATTACACCGTCCTTTTCAAGCCTTCCAGCCACTTGTTCAGGACTCCAATCTGAACGGATATCGTTTGAAATACGTTGTTTAATGTCGTCTGTCAGCTTAATAGCTTTTGGCTTATCTTTGTGCCGCTGCCGAGCTGTGCGATTAGCCTGTTGGTGCCTGTACCCTCTTTGCCCTTTATTGCGGTTTACTTCTCGCGACACGGTAGGCTGTGAACGGCCAAGCTTTTTAGCAATTTTGTTTTGTGAAGTCCCATTTTTGAGTTCAGTTTCGATATAATATCTCTCTTCAGAGCTCAGGTGTGTATAGGCCATCCTTGGCTTCCTCTGTATGGTTTGGTTGCTTTACAGAATACCCCTGAGTTCTGATTCACTTCAAAGGTTCTGAAACAATCCTCTGGTTACAGAGGTTATGCACTTATGATACGAATTCAGGAATTACCAAAATTAAATATTCTTAAATAAATATTTCCTGACTCAAGCGGGTTTATGGTTTTATCAACTAGGCAGCAGAAAAAAAGGTTGTTGTAATATTCGTGGTGTACGTACTTACAATGAAGTTCTTTTTCAGATTTAGCCTTAAAATAATAGTGATTCTTTATTGAATCTGGATATTTGGTCATATAAATGTTGTAAGGATGCGAATTGAAGTGTTTGGTACTATCAATGAGTCCTTTAGCACTTCTCCAATCGATAAAAGGTTTTCCTGGTTGATACATTAAAAAGTTGCCTTTCTGATCGAGAAATTTTGGGTAGTGGGGTAAACCTGATATTTTGGTTCTTCCCTGTTTTAAGTGGGTAGTTTTCAACGATGTACGCCAGTGGGGTACAAGTCCAAGCCTCCAAGATGAAAGTAGATCGCTGTCTTATATCTTTCACGGTTTCGAAAGCCACAAGCCCGATTCTTCAAACTCTGAATCTTGCTGTTCACTCCCTCTGCTCGACCGTTATTAGCCTCAAGGACAATAGCGTTGATGATACCCCACAAGTGCTCTTTGACCGTTCTGGCAACTTCTTTTATGGGCTCAAGCCGACATCTCTGCGCCCAGCATAGCCACCTCTTCCAGGCCTTGATTGCCCAAGCTCTGGACTTGTAATTCCATAAGCTCATTGCCATTTGCCGGATGGCCCAGGCGCGAGCTGTTTTAAGTGTCGAGTTTCTCAGTGGTTCGAAGTTATCCCACTGCTCTTCAGACATGTTTTCAGGGTTAGTCAGCCAGTCGTAGCGAGTCCCCTTAAGCAGCTCTACACCTTGGTTTACAAGGGCTTTGTTCTCTTCTATCCGAACCTTGTTGACAGCTTTACCCAGAGACTGAGCAACGTGAAACTTATCAAATGCAATCTTCTGATCTGCGTCTGGAACATTCTCACTGACTGACTTGATGTAAGCCTTGGACATGTCCATCGTCACGCATTCGATCCCCTCTTTATGGTCATAGGGCAGTGTGTCAAAGTACTCGTTGAGACTGTCACTTTTACGGTCATCAGAAACGTGAATAACAACGCCTTGGTCGTGGTCAGTGACCACTGTGACGTATTCATGATGCTTTTGAAATGAGGTTTCATCAACAGCGATTCGTTTTGGTGGCTTAGCATCACGACGAGCCAGTCCTCTCTTCACTGCACGCTGCTGAATACCGTCTATGGCATTCCAACCAAGCTTCATTTGTCGTGCAACTGCCTTCGTAGTTGCCTCCTTTAGCCAGTCAATAACAAGGGCTTCAAACAGAGCTGTATATCGAGAGTCAGATTCAGCCCAGGGCACATTGATGGCTAACACCTTATGCTCAGGGCACTGGGTCCGTGGAACCCTGGCAACTAGAATAGTCTGAAACTGACAGGTATCCAGATGACGCCACTTCTGAGTGATGTGGTCGTAGCCAGAGCAGGGCTTATCGCAAACACTGCATTTGCAGGCCTTTTTACCATTGTGTTCAATGAATACCCGAACCTGTTGATCCTGTAATGACAATTCAACTTCAGAAACGAACCAAGGAGACTCAATACCCAGTATTTGAGAATAGAGTTGCTTATCACGCATCGGTGCATCCTTGCATTGAGTGCTTCAGAATATAATAAATCACCCACTCAAATTGAGGAAGAGCCGATATTTTGTAGTTGTTTGCTAAAATACGGCGTATGCCGTATTTGTCATGGTGCGATATGAAAATGTGCTCCACACCAGTTCACTGCCCGAAATGTGGCGGTAATGATGTTAAAAGCTTTGGTTACAGTGTTCATAATGTTCCTCGCTACTTTTGCTGTAATGCTGAATGTGAAACCAAGTCCTTTATGCTTGAGTACCGGTATAAAGCTTATGAGCCAGGCGTTAAAGAAAAAGTCGTCGATATGGCAATTAATGGTGGCGGCATCAGGGATACAAGCAGGGTTTTGGGAATCAATAAAAAAACAGTAATAAACACATTAAAAAAAAGAGAAAGGCTTAGTTCAAGTTAATCCAAATATTCAGAAAATGGATCTTGGAACGGGTGCTGTGATTCACGTAGGCCGTGCCTGCCAAGAGGCTGAGATAGATGAACAGTGGTCGTATGTGTTTGAAAAAAGTAACCAGCGTTGGCTTTGGCATGCAGTTGATCATGCGACCAATACTGTTTTGGCTTACGTTTTTGGGAAACGAAAGGATGAGGTTTTCAAAAAACTAAAAGAGCTTCTTGAACCATTTGGTATCAAGAAATTTTATACTGATGATTGGGGAGCCTATGAACGTAATCTCGACGAAAGCAGACACATCATTGGAAAAGAAAATACTCAGAAAATTGAACGTAAAAACCTGAATTTTAGAACTTGGATTAAGCGTCTGGCCAGAAAGACAATATGCTTTTCAAAGTTAGAACAAATGCACGATATTGTTATTGGCCTGTTGATCAACAAAATCGAATTTGGCATTGACATCCATGAAATATAACAGGTTTGCCCCACTACCAAATTTTGATCCTGATTTTAATGAAACCTCTGAGTTTGAGTTTGCGGCATTAAATAGTATTTCAATATCCGACTTCCATTGATCAATAAAATCATCACACTCCTCAATTGTCAGAGCATGAGTGGCGATTGCCTGAAAAATGATGATGAGTAAGCACAGTTTCAATTTCATGCGGGAAGGATAGTCCATGGCCATCAACAACGACGATGTAAAACTCTTCGAAAGCCAGCGCCTCAGCGACGAGGAAGACGGCGGTGGTCGGGCAACCGGCACCGAAGTCATCGACGGCAACATCAATAACCTGTTTCAGGACATCTCAAGGATCGACCGCACTATTGGTGATGTGGCTCTGCGGAAAGCCTACGTGGGCATCAGCACCGATAATAATGATGCTTATCTGGGCAGCCACCTGATCCTGACCGAACCACCCAAAGATCAAAACGTCAGTGTTCTTCTGTTTAATACCGATGACCAGACGGATGAGCGCAAGAATGCCCGGAACCGTATCGAAGCCTACGTCGTCCCTGGCACCAGTGCCAGCTTTGAACTGTTGGGTAACCAGACTGAAGGCCAGCGCAGTATTGTGGGTATCCAGCGGGAAGAAAGCAGGCTGCCAGAGGTAGGCGAGGTTTACCGGCTCTATGATCCCATCGAAAAAAAGGAACAGTACGTTCGTCTGACCAAGGTGGAAAGTCGCATCGAAGTGTTCACTTATCAGTACGGCGATAGCACCTTTATGGATTTTGAACGACGCCGTATTGATATGGAGATCAGCGCAGCCCTCTCCTTTACCTTCCCCGGAGGTGTACCCACTCCCGGAGGTACTCAGATATTTAGACACGGAGAGCATCTTGCGCTTGTGGAAAAGACACAGGTACAGGGAACGCAGATAGCCGATGCCTCCCGTTACTATGGCATCAAGCCTGCCAGTGCCACTATCAGCAAGGGCGACCTGAGCGTCCGGGTCGAGAGCCTCTATGCGCCACTGGTTCCCAGTGCCAGGGTGGAAAGCCCGGTGGTGGATCAGTATGGCGGTTATACCGCTAAACGGATGGTGGCGACGGCTGCTGTCGTCAGAAATGTCAGCCCGAAGTTCGTCCATCTTACCGGCAGTCAGAGTCGTGCGTTTTTGCAGACCGGAGCCTTGCCGGGAACCATCACCCTCACCATGGATGGCGGTACTTTTGTGGATAACCAGAAAGGCCAGCTGGTAAACAGCAGCGGCACCAATAACTTCTCCAGCCTTACCATCGACTATGAAAATGGAGAGATCAATGCCTATCGCAACAGCGGCCAGTATACCAGTACAGCGTCCGCTACTTACCAGCCTGCGGCTGCCGTCGTCGGTTCTGCCATCAGCGGAACAGAAGACGTGTCTTCCCAGAACCGGGGCTTTAATTACACCTTCAACTTTGCTGAAGCCAAGCCCAGACCGGGAACATTGGTCATCAGTTACATGGCTCTGGGCAAATGGCAGGATGTGAGCGATCCGGGCAACGGACAAATGGACGGTTCCGGCAAGGGCAATATTGATTTCAGTACCGGCAGTGTGGCGGTCACCCTGGATGCGGTGCCAGACCCGGACAGCAAGCTGGTGTTCAGTTACATCACCCAGGGCGACGAAGAAATTACCCGGCGCACAGGCTCTCTGCCGGTAGAACGGTTTGCCTTTCGTCACACCACTGAAAAGCCGGGCATCAAGCCGGGCAGTGTCACCATTCGCTATCTCGCCAGCGGGGAGAATAAAACCCTGACCGATCAGGGCAATGGCTTATTAAACGGCGATGGTTCAGGCAGTGTGTATTACGCCTCCGGGGAGCTGGGCTTTGTCTTAAACGCCATTCCTGACAATGGCACCGAGATCGAAATCGAATATAAAGAAGGTGCGGTAGCCGGTGGGCAGGTAGACGTTTCAGTGGATTCAGCGGGGTTGATGACCGGCACCATCAGCGGAGCGCCACTGCTGCCCGGATCGGTGCAGGTTCAGTTTGCCGTGGAACGGGAGTCGGTCAGCCATAACAATAGTGCCAGCGCATTTACTCAATACAGCAGCACTTATAACAGAAATAAAATCTTCAATGATAACGGCAACGGGGGCTGGCAAAGTGGTACAGGCAGCATCGACTACCAAACCGGCGAGTTTACGATTCAGGCGACGGAGAATTACTCCATACGGAAATATAATGCGTACTCATGGACTGGTACAGCCAGAACCTATTATCGTTTGCAGTCTGCCAACGTCACTAAAACCGAAGTGTTCCCCGGCAGCACAGTCACCAGCAAAGCCCAAGGCAACAGTTTAAGTCACCTGCCCAATACCGAAACCCTGGGTTCACCGGAACTGACCATCGACCTGCTACCCCTGATTGACGAGCCTCTGCTGCCGGGCAGCCTGATCTTTGACTGGAATGGAGAGTCTTACTTTGACCGGGACGGGCTGCTGTATAAAAACATCAGCACTGAAACCAATGCCGGAACGCAGGTGGGAACCATTGATTACACGGGCGGCGTGGCGACACTGGCAGTCTATCCATCCGGGACAGTCAGCACTGCCACCCTGACCGCAGCGGCTACCTTTTCAGCCGACTTCAAGACGAACAGTGTCGCCTTCCGTACAGCTGGCGCACCCGTAAGGGCTGGCAGCCTGCAACTGACCGCAGTCCGGGCAAGCAACGCCGACATTATCACTGCCACAGCCGACTTCAATGGCAACATCAACACCAGTGAGGTACAGGGCAAGTTTGACGCAACCACTGGCTGGTGCGAGGTGTTCTTCACCGATGGCAACTCTCCTGATAACGAGCCTATTCAAATAATTCCCCAGAGCGTCCGTTACAACTGCGTCATCGAAACCAGTCTGCCAATGGATGCAGACTTGATCGGCCTTGACCCGGTTCGCCTTCCGGCAGATGGCAGGGTGCCGATTTATCGTCCGGGGGATATTGTGGTGATCAGCCATAAGAAAGAAACCGATGCAGGCACCCCAACCGCTGGACAAACCGTCACACTCACAAGGGATCATCAGGCCGAGATCGTTGTAGAAGACAGCGCAGGTAAACTTCTCGATCCGGCACAATACACCGCCGACAAACCAGCCGGTCAATTAACCTTTGCTGATCCATTGCTGCTTCAGGATGCTGGCGGGGAAAGCCTGACCGCCCCCTTTAAAATCACTGACCGGGTCGAACATATGAGCGTAGTCAGCGATGC is from Endozoicomonas gorgoniicola and encodes:
- a CDS encoding phage tail tube protein translates to MSTIDRSFIGAGSIHLQPYDQSAPLLPIGNVSEFTFSFEEDRKELKNYLGGGGNRNVLSRVSSVTASIVANDFTASNISLALRGSMTAATTTPVTDELLPSHGVEDELIPFNHLPDLKQLVTVKDSTDTELVAGVDYELTKSGIKVLVNSGIDNKGVKVSYTPIASNMVQALVESC
- a CDS encoding IS30 family transposase; amino-acid sequence: MAYTHLSSEERYYIETELKNGTSQNKIAKKLGRSQPTVSREVNRNKGQRGYRHQQANRTARQRHKDKPKAIKLTDDIKQRISNDIRSDWSPEQVAGRLEKDGVIKLHHETIYQFVADDKRRGGSLYKHLRHQKKTYRKRYGSAHNRTGIPNRVGIEERPEVVNNRERVGDWEADTVIGKNHKGAIATLDERKTKLRLAVPLPGKKAKAVKQGIIDVLKPLKRFVKTITYDNGKEFVQHESIAKALKCDSYFAAPYHSWERGQNENANGLLRQYFPKSMELNGVTEKDVIIAVDKLNNRPRKCLGYKTPYEAFKESTGIDARKVMGYALMT
- a CDS encoding ISL3 family transposase, coding for MRDKQLYSQILGIESPWFVSEVELSLQDQQVRVFIEHNGKKACKCSVCDKPCSGYDHITQKWRHLDTCQFQTILVARVPRTQCPEHKVLAINVPWAESDSRYTALFEALVIDWLKEATTKAVARQMKLGWNAIDGIQQRAVKRGLARRDAKPPKRIAVDETSFQKHHEYVTVVTDHDQGVVIHVSDDRKSDSLNEYFDTLPYDHKEGIECVTMDMSKAYIKSVSENVPDADQKIAFDKFHVAQSLGKAVNKVRIEENKALVNQGVELLKGTRYDWLTNPENMSEEQWDNFEPLRNSTLKTARAWAIRQMAMSLWNYKSRAWAIKAWKRWLCWAQRCRLEPIKEVARTVKEHLWGIINAIVLEANNGRAEGVNSKIQSLKNRACGFRNRERYKTAIYFHLGGLDLYPTGVHR
- a CDS encoding IS1-like element transposase, coding for MKMCSTPVHCPKCGGNDVKSFGYSVHNVPRYFCCNAECETKSFMLEYRYKAYEPGVKEKVVDMAINGGGIRDTSRVLGINKKTVINTLKKRERLSSS
- a CDS encoding IS1 family transposase; its protein translation is MDLGTGAVIHVGRACQEAEIDEQWSYVFEKSNQRWLWHAVDHATNTVLAYVFGKRKDEVFKKLKELLEPFGIKKFYTDDWGAYERNLDESRHIIGKENTQKIERKNLNFRTWIKRLARKTICFSKLEQMHDIVIGLLINKIEFGIDIHEI